The following is a genomic window from Takifugu flavidus isolate HTHZ2018 unplaced genomic scaffold, ASM371156v2 ctg210, whole genome shotgun sequence.
AGTGCCATTTGAGAGAGGAGAACCCAAAGAGAAGCATTGAGACACACCGTTAAATGTCTTTTAGACGCTGTCGGAGTGTGCCGTCACGCTCAAAACGATTCATCTCAAGAGGGTAAAAACCAAAAGTTCTGTGTGGAAATATTCCAGCCTCACTCAGCTTGAGCCTAATTTCATTTGGTTTGTTTCTAAGGGGCCAGAGTTTATCCAGTTTTTACAGCAGGAATATTTGCCATCGCTTCATGTGTCTCCAGAAATCTCACAGGTAACTATGGAAACCATTAAAAGTTCCTGGAAAATCCAGGTCTTGCCTCCCTAATTGACTTTATCCGATGGGATGCATGTCAGTCTGATGTCTGGGTGACTGTTCATTGTGGCTAAACAACCCAAAATgttcccacttttttttttttttttgctgaaccAAAATGAAATGGCTAATAACTTCACAGGAAGAGGGTTGATTCATTCAAGAGttttctgaatatttatttGCAGGAACTTTGTCAGGTGATTCAGCAGCCGGATGTCAAAGTCCTGAAAAACTACACAAAGGTACGACTTTGCTGGTGTAGCACGGGATATGACAAGTGTTTTCCTTTAAGAGCATCTTCGTTAAGTGCTCTTTTCTGTGGCTTCGTTACTCAGTTGATTCATTGTTTTTCAGGCCTTTTTTCAACGAGCAAAACTTTAGGAATGGAAACGGGATATTCAGTTTGACTGAATGGACACTAAAGAGGAAATGGAAGCACAGGCCATTCCCACGAAATGTTAAAGCTGTAACTTAGCATAGCAGCTGGATTTGCACTTAAACagtgagcaggaccaggacaggaagtccatTTGGCCCGTGAGGATGAGCCGTACACGTGGACGTGGCAGAACTCGGGCGGTGTTCAGAAGAGTGGACGACTTCACAAAGTGTGCAGGAAAGTTTGGGGATTTGTTTAGATGctgatggaaaacaaacaactttTCTGGAAGAGAAATGATCCTGAAACCGCATTTCTCATCGGGAAAGAGGTAGCATAAGAATTCTAACTTCCTGCTGCTAAAGGAAAactgatttttaatttaaaactggctttttttatgttttgattttatttttgagtccagcttgtttgttttcctttgaagCAAATATCGTATTATTTCAACCACTTCGTTATCAGATAATATACAGAAGCAAAATCAGCCTCTGCTGCCGAgtttgaaacaaaataaaattgcTGAAATCTGTTTCCTAAAAATGTTTACATTCTTTATTATGTCAGATTCAATGAGGGAAAATATGAAGCATTGGTTACGTTTGTTGGTGAAACCAGAGATGCAGTTTTCAGTTCACAGGTTGATTAAAAATGTGAATAACATAAAACCTGCTCCAGTGGCAACCGTCCAATCAGTGTGATGATCATTTCAGGTCTGATCACATTAAACTCAGGTCGTCAGAAACCACCACGTATTTGGGGTTCGGGTTGAAACTGAACATTTATTCACCTGATGAAGGTAGCTAAGAGTTGGAATTTGATGGGAACCAGTTTGGGGTggcaaaacaaatgtaaaatttgTGAATTAAGGATTTTGTAGAtgagaaaatatattttacGCAGATGACTTAAAATGGCAGTTTTCTTAATTTTATGCTCGGCCAACAGGTTCACTTTGAGTTTGGTTTCTCAGCCTGAAGCCTGTGAAGACGTTAACGAATCAGCAGAACTTTATGTGCACCTGGTCAATAATGAGGAAAACTTGCTAAGTGAGTGGAACTTATTCAGATGGTTGACTAGCTGTGACTCAAGTGGCACAATAATGTATTAAGACTCAAAAGGTACCTTTGTGGCTAGCAATTTGTCCCTTCAAGCAACGCTAAGGTTGTCTGAAGATTCTCAGTCATGGATGGTAATTGTGGTAGTTCAATTTTGACAACCAGACTTTGAGTTTCTTTGGAAGACGTTTCActtctcatccaagaggcttcatcagttctagcCGACTCTTTGGGAGTTCCGGGTTCTTCTACTCTTCAGGAGCCATGaacacatttggagcttcagtaacctggttgttggttgctccATTCCTCATTATGCAGGTAATTGAAACTTCCCTTGGCACAATGTGGTTGGTTAGTGGCCAACAGGGACCAGGTGATGTCTCAGACCCCACCTGTTTCAAACTGGAAAGTCCATCATTAACACTAAGGTTTAAAAACATCTTAACTGTCAAATGTTGAATTTCATTAGCTGCATGTAGACGAATGTTGCTATTTTCTTTGCCCTGTCAAAACATCAAAATGTAACAGGCTTTTTGTGGTCTGAACAAGATTCCCTTGGCTTAAGTCACACATCATTTTCCTCAGTTTAACTTCAAATACACCATTCAGACGGTGAAAATGAGCTCAAGAGGAAAAATATTGCcaaatagtttttttttgttcattgtaTTTTATTCCAAAAGAGCCAGTAAAATCTATTAACCACGATAAAGAGAAGAACTGTTAATGCTGTGTGAAAGCATGGAAGTTTAGTTTTGATTCTCTCAGACTTCCTGTAAAgatatttcaaataaaatgtacTGTATGGTCACAAAATAACTACCATACCCAAAACTTGACTTTAATCCTTTTAATTGAACAAAGTATTTTCATATTTCTTTTGTCAACACATTTTCCTTCATGAAAATGGAAGTGTTTTTATACATGTACTGATTAGATGATACAAGATGGAGTTCTACAGGGTTGGGCTTTACAACAGCTTCCTGGcacaaatgaaaacatctgATTTCATATCAGAATTTGGTTTCCAAACTCAATTCATAACAAAACTCAaattttcttctccctctgacTCTAAAGCAAAGATGATTTGGTGATAATTGTCCCCTTCAGCCTTTGATCACGGCTATTGGTCGCAGTTTGATCGCCTTCTTACTGATTCCAGCGTCATGACATGTGTTCACCACATCCGTCACATTTTTGTATGACTCGGGAgcctaaaaacaaaataattgcatcaaattatttatttttttaaatggtctaactgtaaaaaaaactcacctcctccatcaccagtTTTGGTGAAGCCACTCTGATTGCAATTCCCATGTCAGCTAGTCTGTCCAGAACATCCTGGAAGTCAAGATTCCTGCGAGATTTTGCGCGTGACAAAGCACGGCCCTGAAAATCAGACTCAATCATCATGAGTGTCACATTCTTTCTGATGCATTCTGTCTTGTGGTAAAAGTGTGTTTCAGGAGTCGTACCGCCCCGTGACATGTGGTTCCAAATGTCTCAGTCATGCCTTGTTCTGTGCCCGTTAGAACATAACTGCAGGTTCCCATGGTCCCTCCGATCAGTACTGGCTGGCCTGTCAGCTGGAGATGATATGATGTTGATTAGGAATGACCCCCAAACtgaatgatgtgtttgtgtcctgacaTATACCTGGTAGTCTACAGGGATGAGTGGGTGGTGCGGTGGGAACGCTCGTGTGGAACCCTTCCGGTGGACAAGCAGCGTTTTCTGTTTCCCATCCACCACATGCTCCTCCACTTTGGCAATGTTGTGCGAGACATCATAGATGACGTGCATGTCAAGGTCATCAGGCGTTGTTGCAAACACTTTAGAAAAGGCCTAAAAGAAACACCTGGCGTAAAAACAAAGGTGGAACCGAAGGGATGGCCGCCCCCACCCGTCTGCTGACCTGTCTGGTAAGGAACGTCATAGATGAGCGATTGACCCAGGCATAGTTTCCTGCAGCCGCCATCCCCTTCAGGTAATCCTGCCCCTCCGGTGATGTAATGCGAGCACAAGCCAGCTGACGGTCGTTCACACAGATTTTATCTCTCTTCATAGctttctccatggcaaccaaggCATCTGGGAACAGAAAGTTCAAGTTTCATAACCTTTAAAAAGATTTTAGGAAAGTCAGGTAAGTAcaaaatatgattaaaaaaatcttttgcaGAAAAGATTTTTCAACTACAATTAAGCTGTGAAGTCAAAtattgagagaaaaataattTCAATTTTGTTTAATTCTGATCACAGAATTGTAAAAACTAAGCAAGAGTTTACATTTTGATCAGGCTGAAATCTTTCTAAGTTACTGGGATCATCTTTGGCACAAAGACACTGCGTGATttgtaaatgtaatttttctCTAGGTGGCTGAGTAACAGAATCAATAATCACATTTTTAGGTGGTTTATTTTAGCGACACATCTCACCTGTTGCAACTTGGTGTCCAAGGCCTCTGCTGCCACTGTGgatcatcacacacacctgaccttTGTGGTCAATACCCATCTTCTTGGCAGCATAGTCATTGTAGATCTCATCCACCACCTGAATCTCAGCATAATGGTTTCCAGCTCCCAGCGTTCCCAGCTTCACATGGTAGACAACATTTAACTGACATTTTTTATGGAGCAAATTTAGGGCAGTAGTGAAAACTACTTTCAAAAAAAgctttcttctctttaaaaTTTCTCAGATTAAACAGTTAGATGTTTTTCCTAGTATGTAGTCCTGCTCCTGGTGGTAATGCCACTGAACATTGGAGCCCTGGGGCTGCTACTGTACCTGAGGAAGGCCTCTTTTCTTGGCTTTGGAGGACACTTTGTTGGGGTCTGCCTGCAGCATCCTGCCATACTCCTCGCAGTGCTCCTTATCTTCAGCCCAGGCATAGCCCTCCCTCAGGGACCAGTCGACACCCATCTCCagggcctcctccaggtccCTGAGAACACACACGTGAGGCACACACTATCCCGCCGTCCATCTTCTACGGCTGTACCCTATAGCCGGCTTGCTGCTTTTGGGCGATAGTCATGGTCACTCTGGACAAGTCACTAGCTCATTGCAGGGCTAATGTATAAAAACGGACAAGGCCTGCGTCAATTTAGAGTCACCCCAAATCAATGTCTTCTGACTGTGGGAGAAAGTATCCGGAGAGAAGCCGGGCATACACCCAGGCAGAAAAGGCCCTTGCCCCCAAGGGCTTCAAAACTGGAACtgtcttgctgtgaggcaagagtcctaaccctgacccaatacAGGGTATGCTGAGCCAAAGCTGAGATACAAAGACAGGCCCCCTTACTTGGCTCCCATAGGGATGACTCCTTTGGATCCTACTCCCACTGGGATGTGATCAAACAGCGACTGGGCCAACTGCTCCTTCACCGGCTGGACATCACCTTCGTCAAGGTTTGTCCTCAGCAGTCGGACGCCACAGTTGATGTCAAAGCCGACACCACCTGCAGAACAAACGTGACTCTTCAAAGATGCTTTTCTGCGTTAGGgtatatatataattaaaagGCGAAAGCGCACCGGGAGACACCACGGCCGCTGGGTCGTTCATGTCGAAAGCTGCCATGTTGCCAATGGCAAACCCATATCCCGAGTGAACATCGGGGAGTCCAATGGATTTCTGTGGTAGAATTAGGGTTAATTCATCAGATTTTTTCTAATTTGATTTTTAGACTTGGTAAAATGATACAGACATGAACAATTCCTGGCAGTGCCGCGACATTCCCGATCTGTTTCATAGCGGGAAGAAAACCACCCACACCTGGATCAATGATACAACCAGTATTTAATGTGTGATGAGGAATTGGGATCATGTTTCAGGTAAATGGCAGCACCTCCCCGACAGGCGTTCCGCAGCTCCTCAAACATCAGTTTCTCAAGCGCTTCGTTCACATAGAAGTTTCCTTCCACCTGAAATTAAAACAAGTCGTCAGTAAGTGATCAACTTTCGTGACAGCAGTCATAGTCAGTTTACATTTCAACATAAAACAGTTGCATTAAAGGGTTACTTCATCATGAACTTTCTGCAGtgttaaatatgaaaatgcagATCACACTTTATTCCACATATAGGATTTGGTGGTATACATACAAAACGCTAAATAGAACCTTTACGGTTATAATGTGACTCCACAAATGCCCATTACTATCATATAATAACCGAATTAGTTTTTCTCCAAAAAGCAAATTTACAGGATTCGTCGTATAAGTTATGATACCGACAGCGCTGCTAACTGGCTGCTAACCATCGCACTACGCTGAGCTATAAATACTCCAAAATTCACCTGCATGTTGGGAACAAAGCCCTTTTTGATCCTCCAGCAGTTGCTGCCGATCTTATCCAGGAACTGCAGCTCATCGTTATAATTTCGGCTCATTATTATTTTGACAAAAGCAGAATTTTCTAAGCTTAAATGTGCTTTCCAAGCTGCTTCACAGGCTGCCGATAAGCGCTACGGAAGCCTGCGAGTAAATTCACAGCAAAGCGCGTTTGATATTTGGACCAAAGCGTTACTTATTCTATCTTTATATGTTGAAATTGCCTCTCTTTTGATTAGTAGCACTTATACATCTGAATGGAATTTGTACACTATCCGTCATGGGAATTGTCCCTTGTCTAGTTTTTGCTGTGACGACTTTTTCCGCCTCTCTTCTAAACGCGCAAAATTTTTTAgcgtggtgttttctttttcagcccTGCAATTTTAACCCCCTTAACACCAAATGAAATTaactttaatgcatttttaatcaatAATATGTGTAACGGGGTCAATGATTCCACTTGCCTTCAGTTGTTCTGCTCTTCATTATTTAACATTATCCCCCATCATCTTTTACAATGTTATTTCATTTATATAACCTTAATTGCAATGTATTTTCATTGTATACCTTTATTTGATATTTATCTTCTGGGTTTCCATTCAGGGTCAGCCTGCGGTCCACTGTCCCCGTGCTAAGTCAAACTAGTGTGTGCCTCAGGGAAGTATGGTAGTGTATTAATCGCTTGCATATGACTGAGATGAGCAGATTGTTGTGAGcagttttgttggttttgttttattaattacactaattctgtctgtgtgtgtttgcaagcTAACCTCGTGTGAAAGTTGTGCATGTGGCTAACAGACAACAtgagcattattattatttttttgtttgtttcatttacttTAGTAAATCCTGGATGAGTACAAGAGAGTAACCATGGTCTGTTTTCACAGAAATAAAGTGATGCGTAAGAGTGCAATGGTGCCGTGAGCCGTTCTTCCCCACGAGCCCTCAGCGCTGCTGTGTAATGGTCGGGATGCTGCTGCATGGCCATTcccctgctgcattcacctgctgCATGGCCATTCCCCTGCTGCATTTACCTGCTGCAATCACCTGCTGCATTCCCCTGCTGCATGGTCATTCCCCTGCTGCATGGTCATTcccctgctgcattcacctgctgCATGGCCATTCCCCTGCTGCATGGCCATTcccctgctgcattcacctaCTGCATTCACCTGTTGCATTCACCTGATCATTGGCAATTTAGTATTTACATAGGAAGCGGGCGAAACAATTAGCATTACTTAAAATTATTAATTGACCTAATTAGGGATTGAAGTTAGGGGTTAGGTGAATGATGGATCTAGCCAAGGTCTCTCACTATACTGACCACCGTCAGTATAACTTTAGGGTTAAGTTGGGTTAAGATTTCTAGGGTTAGAAGCACCTGAAGCGATGGCCATCCATGATTCAAGAAATGACCTACTAGCGGGTTGTGAGTCTCCTTTTTTTCTGAAGATGTTATGGGTGAACCACAAGAGAAGGCTGTTTTTGGTTTCACCCACATACTGAATGCCACACACCCCACAAGTGATCAGGTAAACACAATCGCTTGTGTGGGGACTCCCTTGAGTTTCCctcttaaaaacatttttggatacCTGGCTCTGTATCCAATCTCTGTCTGTAGAATTCACCGCAGCTTCTGGGTGTTGCTATCAAAAGAGGCTTTATTTTAGCCCTGAGCAACAGGTcctgtagattttttttttttctatatgcCGCGATGATTCTACAGAGACCaaaggctaaccctaacccagaaggTGGAGTGATTGTTCAGGATTTTTGAAaaattgtttttaatctttttcatTAATAGGGTGGCTGGGAAGGAATATTTGGT
Proteins encoded in this region:
- the rtcb gene encoding RNA-splicing ligase RtcB homolog, with product MSRNYNDELQFLDKIGSNCWRIKKGFVPNMQVEGNFYVNEALEKLMFEELRNACRGGVGGFLPAMKQIGNVAALPGIVHKSIGLPDVHSGYGFAIGNMAAFDMNDPAAVVSPGGVGFDINCGVRLLRTNLDEGDVQPVKEQLAQSLFDHIPVGVGSKGVIPMGAKDLEEALEMGVDWSLREGYAWAEDKEHCEEYGRMLQADPNKVSSKAKKRGLPQLGTLGAGNHYAEIQVVDEIYNDYAAKKMGIDHKGQVCVMIHSGSRGLGHQVATDALVAMEKAMKRDKICVNDRQLACARITSPEGQDYLKGMAAAGNYAWVNRSSMTFLTRQAFSKVFATTPDDLDMHVIYDVSHNIAKVEEHVVDGKQKTLLVHRKGSTRAFPPHHPLIPVDYQLTGQPVLIGGTMGTCSYVLTGTEQGMTETFGTTCHGAGRALSRAKSRRNLDFQDVLDRLADMGIAIRVASPKLVMEEAPESYKNVTDVVNTCHDAGISKKAIKLRPIAVIKG